From one Treponema primitia ZAS-1 genomic stretch:
- the hisB gene encoding imidazoleglycerol-phosphate dehydratase HisB: protein MARIAEITRATRETDITIRLNLDGTGEAKLDYPIGFMVHMLNTFARHGLFDLDVRARGDLEVDQHHLVEDTGIVLGQCFAKALGEKRGIRRVGSCLYPMDETLSRAAVDVSGRAFLVFDAQLSGIPLVSAPAGSASSSAAASTFQTDTIEDFWQGFVSAAAVTLHLDILRGRSDHHKIEALFKAAARALREASEIDPRLPDLIPSTKGVLA, encoded by the coding sequence ATGGCGAGGATTGCGGAGATTACCAGGGCGACTCGGGAGACGGATATTACCATACGGTTGAACCTGGACGGGACCGGAGAGGCGAAACTGGATTATCCTATCGGGTTTATGGTGCATATGCTCAATACCTTTGCCCGGCACGGCTTGTTTGATCTGGATGTTCGGGCCCGGGGAGACCTGGAGGTGGATCAGCATCACCTGGTGGAAGACACAGGAATAGTGTTGGGGCAGTGTTTTGCTAAAGCCCTGGGGGAAAAGCGGGGGATACGCAGGGTAGGGAGCTGTCTCTACCCCATGGACGAAACCCTGTCCCGGGCAGCGGTGGATGTTTCCGGCCGGGCCTTCCTGGTATTTGACGCCCAGCTTTCGGGGATACCCCTGGTGTCGGCTCCCGCCGGTTCTGCTTCCAGCTCCGCTGCGGCGTCCACATTCCAGACCGATACCATTGAGGACTTCTGGCAGGGCTTTGTTTCGGCGGCGGCAGTAACCCTGCACCTGGACATACTCCGGGGCAGGAGCGATCACCACAAAATAGAAGCGCTGTTCAAGGCCGCAGCCCGGGCGCTCCGGGAGGCGTCGGAAATTGATCCCCGCTTGCCGGACCTGATCCCCTCCACAAAGGGCGTATTGGCATGA
- the hisG gene encoding ATP phosphoribosyltransferase has translation MDKLRILIPKGRIFDNVSRLFTEAGFPIYLADRTYRPVIADWLDAKIMKPQNVGELLEMGSHDAGFTGVDWIKESGADVVELLDLGLDRVRIVAAVPIGLDDDSLKTKKLAAATEYVNIAEGWLKSRGYNYRILRTYGATEVFPPDDADMIIDNTSSGQTLKDNGLRIIATILESSTRFVASRAAMGDPEKRSRIEELAMLFKAVLDGRDRVMLEMNVPKDRFPALVAGLPAMKSPTVAPLYGDEGYAVKIAVRKNEVPDIIPRLKRLGAVDIVEYDLRKVVP, from the coding sequence ATGGATAAGCTGCGGATTTTGATCCCCAAGGGACGGATTTTTGACAATGTTTCCAGGCTCTTTACCGAGGCTGGGTTCCCCATTTACCTGGCGGACCGGACCTATAGGCCGGTGATCGCCGATTGGCTGGATGCCAAGATCATGAAGCCCCAGAATGTGGGGGAATTGCTGGAAATGGGGAGCCACGATGCGGGGTTTACCGGTGTCGACTGGATTAAGGAGAGCGGCGCCGATGTGGTGGAGCTGCTTGACCTGGGCTTAGACCGGGTGCGGATCGTGGCGGCGGTTCCCATAGGGCTGGACGACGATAGCCTCAAAACAAAGAAGCTGGCGGCGGCTACGGAATATGTGAACATCGCCGAAGGCTGGCTTAAAAGCCGGGGCTACAACTACCGCATACTCCGTACGTACGGGGCTACCGAGGTTTTCCCTCCGGACGATGCGGATATGATCATCGACAATACCTCCTCGGGCCAAACCCTGAAGGATAACGGCCTGCGGATCATCGCTACAATTCTGGAATCCTCTACCCGCTTTGTGGCTTCCCGGGCGGCCATGGGGGATCCGGAAAAACGGTCGCGCATTGAAGAACTGGCCATGCTTTTTAAGGCGGTGCTGGACGGCCGGGATAGGGTGATGCTGGAAATGAATGTCCCCAAGGACCGGTTCCCGGCGCTTGTTGCCGGGCTTCCCGCCATGAAGAGTCCCACCGTGGCGCCCCTCTATGGGGATGAGGGGTACGCGGTGAAGATTGCGGTAAGGAAAAACGAAGTTCCGGATATTATCCCCCGCTTAAAAAGACTCGGCGCCGTGGATATTGTGGAATATGATTTACGGAAAGTAGTTCCTTGA
- a CDS encoding nitroreductase family protein, whose amino-acid sequence MSAIFQRRSVRSYLPKPVESDKIERLLRAGMEAPSAHNRRPWEFLVITDKADRQAIADMSPYAKMMPSAAAAIAVCANLDLGGGGDLEDTWWVQDLAAATENILLQIVEEGLGGVWLGWYPDKNRVGAFSQRFGLPGNIVPFAVIALGYPDPEKVPEKKDRFDPRRVYYGAYGKQK is encoded by the coding sequence ATGTCTGCGATTTTTCAGCGCCGCTCAGTGCGGAGTTATCTGCCCAAACCGGTGGAAAGCGACAAAATAGAACGGCTTCTTCGGGCCGGAATGGAGGCCCCCTCGGCCCATAACCGGCGGCCCTGGGAGTTTTTGGTGATTACCGATAAGGCGGATCGGCAGGCTATTGCCGATATGAGTCCCTACGCCAAAATGATGCCCTCCGCTGCGGCGGCCATCGCGGTCTGCGCCAACCTCGACCTTGGCGGGGGCGGTGACCTTGAGGATACCTGGTGGGTCCAAGACCTGGCGGCGGCTACGGAAAATATCCTTCTGCAGATTGTGGAGGAAGGGCTGGGCGGCGTATGGCTCGGCTGGTATCCCGATAAAAACCGGGTCGGAGCCTTTTCGCAGCGCTTCGGTCTGCCGGGCAATATTGTTCCCTTCGCGGTGATCGCCCTGGGATATCCTGACCCTGAAAAAGTACCGGAAAAGAAGGATCGCTTTGATCCGCGCCGGGTCTATTATGGTGCATATGGCAAACAGAAATAG
- a CDS encoding DUF3842 family protein — translation MANRNSKKTIVIVDGMGGGIGGQLIVKIRELIETEWPGAWDIIALGTNSAATERMVKAGAHRGATGENAVKVSVCLGNFILGPIGIVLANSLMGEISASMAEAILAAPGERILIPIQQDHFILAGFDPLPLGKMIERAVEILKERMISFAKEQ, via the coding sequence ATGGCAAACAGAAATAGCAAAAAAACTATTGTAATTGTGGACGGTATGGGCGGTGGTATAGGGGGCCAGCTGATAGTCAAGATCCGGGAACTTATTGAAACGGAATGGCCCGGGGCGTGGGATATCATTGCCCTGGGGACTAATTCCGCCGCCACAGAACGGATGGTTAAAGCCGGCGCTCACCGGGGGGCTACGGGAGAAAACGCAGTAAAAGTATCGGTCTGCCTGGGAAATTTTATCCTCGGCCCCATCGGCATTGTATTGGCCAACAGCCTCATGGGGGAGATAAGCGCCTCCATGGCAGAGGCAATCCTTGCCGCGCCGGGGGAAAGAATTCTTATCCCCATACAGCAGGATCATTTTATCTTGGCGGGGTTTGATCCACTTCCCCTGGGAAAAATGATTGAACGGGCGGTGGAAATTCTCAAAGAACGGATGATCAGTTTTGCTAAGGAGCAATAA
- a CDS encoding MFS transporter produces the protein MKLTIKRISLKDIYRPDIKYLRFLAVLLFTGISYGLYRGIQDNYLAELVHITNFERGVVEFFREIPGLLVVVIFAVLYRLSENRIFKIGLCFMTLGLICLLFAGTGKFIVVLFMVLYSLGEHIVLPLRSTISMHLAKKETGGAALGVAGALDNVGRITGFILVSILFLIFARFGYKRNDLLPFKVIYGVSVVFMIATIIFVLPLEETQNKAPRRRFYFAKKFTKFYMLEVFYGARKQVFLTFAPYVLILQYGADASVIAMLMAISAAFGIIFNPLIGKLIDKVGYKFIMVTDTLILVVVCFFYGFAHRIFPPHIAFKVVYANYILDAIISLASMASSVYVRDIASSQEEVTATISTGISVNHVISIFIALMGGWIWKVTGIEVLFSLSAVLGILNSIYAATIKKPSLTEEP, from the coding sequence ATGAAGCTTACTATTAAGCGGATTTCCCTAAAGGATATTTACCGTCCGGATATTAAATATTTACGTTTCCTCGCGGTCCTTCTCTTTACCGGTATCTCCTACGGCCTGTACCGGGGCATACAGGATAATTACCTGGCGGAGCTGGTCCATATCACCAACTTTGAACGGGGGGTGGTGGAATTCTTCCGGGAGATTCCCGGCCTTCTGGTGGTGGTGATATTCGCGGTACTGTACCGCCTCTCGGAAAACCGGATATTCAAGATCGGTTTATGTTTCATGACCCTGGGCCTCATTTGTCTTCTTTTCGCGGGAACCGGGAAGTTCATTGTAGTACTTTTCATGGTACTCTACAGTCTGGGTGAACATATCGTACTACCCCTGCGGAGTACCATATCCATGCATCTGGCAAAAAAAGAAACCGGCGGCGCAGCCCTGGGTGTAGCCGGCGCCCTTGATAATGTGGGGAGAATTACCGGGTTTATCCTGGTATCGATACTGTTCCTCATCTTCGCCCGGTTTGGATACAAACGGAATGATCTACTCCCCTTTAAAGTAATATACGGCGTATCCGTAGTTTTTATGATCGCCACAATAATCTTCGTATTGCCCCTGGAGGAAACGCAGAACAAAGCTCCGCGCCGACGTTTTTACTTTGCTAAAAAGTTTACCAAGTTCTATATGCTGGAAGTTTTTTACGGCGCCCGGAAGCAGGTCTTCCTCACCTTTGCGCCCTACGTACTGATCCTCCAGTACGGCGCCGATGCATCGGTCATCGCCATGCTTATGGCGATCAGCGCCGCCTTCGGTATCATCTTTAATCCCCTGATAGGAAAGCTCATCGATAAGGTGGGGTATAAGTTTATCATGGTTACCGATACCCTCATCCTGGTGGTGGTCTGTTTCTTCTATGGTTTTGCCCACCGGATTTTTCCCCCGCACATCGCTTTTAAAGTGGTCTATGCAAACTACATCCTGGACGCCATTATTTCCCTGGCTAGTATGGCCAGCAGCGTTTATGTTCGGGATATTGCCTCCAGCCAGGAGGAGGTTACCGCCACCATTTCCACGGGCATATCGGTAAACCATGTGATCAGCATCTTTATCGCCCTTATGGGGGGCTGGATATGGAAAGTTACCGGCATCGAGGTACTCTTTTCCCTCTCCGCCGTCCTGGGTATCCTCAACAGCATCTATGCGGCGACCATTAAGAAACCTTCGTTGACGGAAGAACCCTGA
- the larC gene encoding nickel pincer cofactor biosynthesis protein LarC: MDIFTRIAEAEAHVHGTAVEDVAFHEVGALDSIIDIVGAAICLDLLRPDRITCSEVELGGGMVRCAHGLLPVPAPATVILTRGMPVKTGGFPKEMTTPTGAAILASSVDEFISAASFRELKTGYGIGTRKMDKPNLLRVSWREESAAGDTGTKAPGTVVPWKTEELVLMEANIDDMTGEALGFLMESLFAAGALDVTFTPCMMKKSRPGTIVSVLTGQEKLNMLRETLFRGSTTIGFRENTVRRLSLRREEEKLDAEYGETQRKTVYYGVEKLRSKVEFEDRARLARERGISLEEAERIINNGFAGK; encoded by the coding sequence CTGGATATTTTTACCCGCATCGCCGAAGCGGAAGCCCATGTGCACGGGACGGCGGTGGAGGATGTAGCCTTCCACGAAGTGGGAGCCCTGGATTCGATCATTGATATTGTGGGAGCCGCAATCTGCCTGGATCTATTGAGACCGGATCGCATCACCTGCTCGGAAGTCGAGCTCGGGGGCGGTATGGTCCGCTGTGCCCATGGCCTGCTGCCCGTACCCGCGCCGGCCACAGTAATCCTAACCCGGGGTATGCCGGTTAAAACCGGGGGCTTTCCGAAAGAGATGACCACCCCCACCGGAGCGGCGATCCTTGCCTCCTCTGTGGACGAATTTATCAGCGCCGCAAGTTTCCGGGAACTGAAAACCGGATACGGCATCGGGACCCGGAAGATGGATAAGCCCAATCTGCTCCGGGTTTCCTGGCGGGAAGAATCCGCCGCCGGTGATACCGGGACTAAAGCCCCTGGAACTGTAGTTCCCTGGAAAACCGAAGAACTGGTTCTGATGGAAGCCAATATCGACGACATGACCGGTGAGGCCCTGGGCTTCCTTATGGAGAGCCTCTTTGCCGCAGGAGCCCTGGATGTCACCTTTACCCCCTGCATGATGAAGAAGTCCCGGCCGGGAACTATTGTCTCGGTTTTGACCGGGCAGGAAAAGCTCAATATGCTCCGGGAAACCCTGTTTCGCGGCTCCACCACCATCGGCTTCCGGGAGAATACGGTACGGCGGCTTTCCCTGCGCCGGGAAGAGGAAAAACTGGACGCCGAGTATGGCGAAACGCAGCGGAAAACCGTGTACTACGGCGTAGAAAAGCTACGTTCGAAGGTCGAATTTGAAGACCGTGCCCGGCTTGCCCGGGAACGGGGCATAAGCCTGGAAGAAGCGGAAAGGATCATCAACAATGGATTCGCCGGAAAATAA
- a CDS encoding tyrosine-type recombinase/integrase, translated as MAVKIGKYHLFQRRQDTGTFWYYWFEDDEGKRVQRACGHGCESKRDAATFIENLLRMDLLEEKRKIELRTKTLSDFAQGMFLDGAPHLARWKAKGKILKPQTIAQHRRHLVNYLLPKFGRLTLDKIKPTAVEDYLLEKELSNSCRNTILYTLQLIMREAKRDGLIEMTPEFEPFKRTGKRQDILSSKELTSLFPFDEKELIEIWKRPDDMRKEQDWIALMFGTLFCVTVSAGLRSGEIRALHKEQISIPNSGLVIDRAVDERGQIGSLKKATAEDPRSRAVIIPEITLKMLERWLDRVPEVPDYPGLVFPYHGKPIANYYILDRFQFGLDRLKIDHETRRLTVHCLRYTYNTRMRTLLSEQVLREFVGHRSVAMTDHYDNPILAERLIAYQGVRPSVEQFWGKSG; from the coding sequence ATGGCGGTTAAGATCGGGAAATATCACCTTTTCCAGCGTCGGCAGGATACCGGAACATTCTGGTATTACTGGTTTGAAGATGACGAGGGTAAACGAGTCCAAAGGGCTTGTGGACATGGATGCGAAAGTAAACGTGATGCAGCAACTTTCATTGAAAATCTGTTACGCATGGATCTTCTGGAAGAAAAGCGAAAGATTGAATTACGGACAAAGACCCTCTCAGACTTTGCCCAAGGAATGTTCCTTGACGGAGCTCCTCATTTAGCGCGATGGAAGGCTAAAGGTAAAATCCTGAAACCACAAACCATTGCACAGCATCGGCGACATCTGGTTAATTATCTCCTGCCTAAGTTTGGCAGATTGACCTTGGATAAGATCAAGCCGACTGCCGTTGAAGATTATCTTTTGGAAAAAGAACTCTCCAACTCCTGCCGAAATACCATTCTCTACACCTTGCAACTGATCATGCGGGAAGCCAAAAGGGATGGACTTATCGAAATGACGCCGGAATTTGAACCTTTTAAAAGGACCGGAAAACGGCAAGATATTCTATCCAGTAAGGAACTAACTTCACTTTTCCCATTTGATGAAAAAGAACTCATCGAGATATGGAAACGTCCTGACGATATGCGGAAGGAACAAGACTGGATAGCGCTGATGTTTGGAACCCTCTTTTGTGTAACGGTCTCTGCTGGTTTGCGTTCCGGGGAAATCCGGGCACTCCATAAAGAGCAAATAAGTATCCCCAATAGTGGTTTGGTGATAGACCGGGCCGTAGATGAGCGAGGACAGATAGGATCACTCAAGAAAGCTACCGCCGAAGATCCACGAAGCCGGGCAGTTATTATTCCCGAAATCACCTTGAAGATGCTAGAACGCTGGCTGGACAGAGTACCAGAAGTTCCCGATTATCCCGGCCTTGTATTTCCTTATCACGGGAAGCCCATCGCCAACTATTACATCCTTGATCGATTCCAGTTTGGCCTTGATCGCTTAAAAATAGACCATGAGACACGGCGGCTTACCGTCCATTGCCTTCGGTATACCTATAATACCCGGATGCGGACCCTGCTTTCGGAACAGGTCTTGCGGGAGTTTGTCGGGCATCGTTCTGTAGCCATGACGGATCACTATGATAATCCGATTCTAGCCGAGCGTTTAATCGCCTATCAGGGTGTACGGCCATCTGTGGAACAATTTTGGGGTAAATCCGGATAG
- a CDS encoding tyrosine-type recombinase/integrase produces the protein MRPRNGEFGIFKRKVGDKAIFYYWTYDESGKRYYKSTGKLNWDEAVKYCRSLQLKGLLLSSSHSNFLAYFKDFFLYDECPYISDKLQRGYSYSKTWAQKQRTILSTIIMPEFKDTIIKNISALDLERFVKNLSTRGINGKTRNHVIAVIKAMFGYAQREGVIEINPAEKLRSFFVITREKGTLSKEELTELFKVDKKSNLWPNDRHYLLNYVAAATGMRLGEILALRMCDIHDYRILVSHSWNSLDGLKGTKTGKTRVIPIGQQLFKALDRLSQSNQTEFIFSASNGKQPYDHKTVYRYFWQALGKIGIKPDIKEKRNISFHSYRHTFNTLLLESGMNPETVRLITGHSAKMTAHYSHLQIPALSFDNNVVTGLEAN, from the coding sequence GTGAGACCCAGAAATGGTGAGTTTGGCATATTTAAACGAAAGGTGGGAGACAAAGCAATTTTTTATTATTGGACCTATGATGAATCAGGAAAACGATATTATAAAAGTACCGGGAAGCTTAATTGGGATGAGGCAGTAAAATACTGCCGCAGTCTGCAACTAAAAGGACTACTCTTGTCATCTTCGCATAGTAACTTCTTGGCATATTTTAAAGATTTCTTTCTGTATGATGAATGTCCGTATATCTCAGATAAACTACAAAGAGGCTATTCCTATTCAAAAACCTGGGCACAGAAACAGCGTACAATACTCTCTACTATTATTATGCCGGAATTTAAAGATACTATTATCAAAAACATTTCGGCATTAGATTTAGAACGGTTTGTTAAAAACCTCTCAACTCGTGGGATTAATGGCAAAACACGGAACCATGTTATAGCGGTAATAAAAGCGATGTTTGGTTATGCTCAACGGGAAGGGGTAATCGAAATAAACCCGGCTGAAAAGTTACGCTCGTTTTTTGTAATTACCCGTGAGAAAGGCACACTCAGTAAGGAAGAATTGACGGAATTATTTAAGGTTGACAAAAAATCAAACCTGTGGCCCAATGACCGGCATTATTTACTTAACTATGTCGCTGCAGCAACTGGCATGAGACTTGGGGAAATCCTTGCGCTCAGAATGTGTGATATTCATGATTACAGAATTCTGGTCAGTCACTCTTGGAACAGTTTGGACGGGCTTAAGGGGACCAAGACTGGGAAAACACGAGTTATACCAATAGGGCAACAACTTTTCAAAGCGTTAGATAGACTATCTCAGAGCAATCAGACGGAATTCATCTTTTCAGCCAGTAATGGTAAACAACCCTATGACCATAAAACGGTGTATCGGTATTTTTGGCAGGCTTTGGGCAAAATCGGTATCAAACCGGATATAAAAGAAAAGCGGAATATTAGCTTTCATTCATATCGGCACACCTTTAATACTCTGCTGCTTGAATCTGGTATGAATCCGGAGACCGTGAGACTGATTACAGGACATTCTGCGAAAATGACGGCGCATTATAGCCATCTACAGATACCGGCATTATCATTTGACAATAATGTTGTTACTGGGTTAGAAGCGAATTAG
- a CDS encoding helix-turn-helix domain-containing protein, whose translation MKQTYFSVKQAAEYLSLATSTVYSYIHQRIIPSSKLAGRVVFERSRLDRWVKSKRQEGKK comes from the coding sequence ATGAAGCAAACTTATTTTAGTGTAAAACAAGCGGCAGAATATTTATCGCTTGCCACAAGTACAGTGTATTCGTATATACATCAGCGTATAATTCCGAGTTCAAAGCTCGCAGGGCGCGTGGTGTTTGAACGGAGTAGACTTGACCGTTGGGTAAAATCAAAACGACAGGAGGGTAAAAAATGA
- a CDS encoding TM1812 family CRISPR-associated protein produces MKTVIVTMPMKKEVYKLKYPVQGNKSIEYDGGLQFPVNGVLARTLKPGEKVKLIFIVTRGNQDHGFENVELFKTEFSELNKDIRTEFVDEIIELPFDPSKEVFNKLITELITKIGQDSEIIADFTFGGKPFPFVLLCALNFAESFHNASILYLIYGKVEFKPEPSDPMLYDVTSLYYLQKLIGAMQDRSKDTASKMLADFFAL; encoded by the coding sequence ATGAAAACTGTTATTGTAACAATGCCGATGAAAAAAGAAGTGTACAAGTTAAAGTATCCAGTACAAGGGAACAAGTCTATCGAATACGATGGTGGGCTTCAGTTTCCTGTGAATGGAGTTTTGGCAAGAACGTTAAAGCCCGGTGAAAAAGTCAAACTTATTTTCATCGTTACTCGGGGAAACCAGGACCATGGTTTTGAAAATGTTGAACTTTTTAAAACAGAATTTTCAGAATTAAATAAGGATATTCGAACAGAGTTTGTCGACGAGATTATCGAACTCCCTTTCGATCCTTCAAAAGAAGTGTTTAATAAGCTTATTACTGAATTAATCACAAAAATTGGTCAAGACAGCGAGATTATTGCTGATTTCACTTTTGGCGGTAAACCATTCCCATTTGTACTGCTCTGTGCGCTTAACTTTGCCGAAAGCTTTCATAACGCTTCTATACTATATCTTATATATGGGAAAGTTGAATTCAAACCGGAGCCAAGCGACCCCATGCTTTATGACGTTACGTCTTTGTATTACCTGCAAAAATTAATTGGCGCGATGCAGGACAGAAGCAAAGATACGGCTTCAAAAATGCTCGCTGATTTTTTTGCATTATAG
- a CDS encoding viperin family antiviral radical SAM protein — protein sequence MGNKASIINLHLLDACNYRCGHCFAHFNMPKVLPLEQWKRVIDNIIANSDVKRFNLAGGEPLLYPEIDNLIRYIASKHIETSIITNGLLLNENRINFFSGMVSMVGISIDSLNDETLRRIGRCTYKDELLNHSHCVSICKSIKTHDIKLKINTLVSTLNKNEDFHSFIKEVQPDRWKILKMKHFENAQYNNKIFIPNNYDYESFVARHSDMPLIAEREMKNAYIMVDAWGNLVDTGTENNAIVASLLEIDFAESFSRLNFNYDVYNQRYVA from the coding sequence ATGGGAAATAAAGCCTCAATTATCAATCTGCATCTGCTCGATGCATGTAATTACCGCTGTGGACATTGCTTTGCACATTTCAATATGCCTAAAGTACTGCCATTGGAGCAATGGAAACGGGTGATAGACAATATCATAGCCAATTCGGACGTTAAGCGTTTTAACCTTGCAGGCGGCGAGCCTTTGCTTTATCCAGAAATCGATAACTTGATACGATATATCGCGAGTAAGCATATAGAAACATCCATAATAACAAACGGTCTACTTTTAAACGAAAACCGTATCAATTTTTTTTCGGGTATGGTATCAATGGTTGGAATTAGTATTGATTCCCTCAACGATGAGACACTTAGGCGAATAGGGCGATGTACATATAAGGACGAATTACTTAATCACTCACATTGTGTCAGCATTTGTAAAAGCATAAAAACACACGATATCAAATTGAAAATAAATACTCTCGTATCAACACTTAATAAAAACGAAGATTTTCATTCCTTTATTAAAGAAGTACAGCCCGATCGCTGGAAAATCTTAAAAATGAAACATTTTGAAAATGCGCAATATAATAATAAAATATTCATTCCAAACAATTATGATTATGAATCTTTTGTTGCAAGGCACAGTGATATGCCCCTTATTGCAGAACGCGAGATGAAAAATGCCTACATCATGGTTGACGCTTGGGGGAATTTGGTAGATACTGGAACAGAGAATAATGCGATAGTAGCATCGCTTTTAGAAATTGATTTTGCGGAAAGTTTTTCAAGACTCAATTTTAATTATGATGTCTATAATCAAAGATACGTTGCATAG